In Nostoc edaphicum CCNP1411, the sequence GGATATCAAGCTACCCAACACTTAATAGGTACGATAAACATTTCAATTGAGAATAATAAAGCAACAGCTACCTCTTATCTCCATGCGACTCATAAACGTTCAGAAACCAGCATTGATGTCGCTAATGGCACTTATGAAGATAAACTCATCAAAACAAATGGGCGTTGGAAAATTCGTAATCGTACTCTCAAACTTATCGATTTCTTGAATCTCAGTTCCCCAACTACTGCTTCCTCAAGCACTAATGCCCGAAGCACTAATTCTTCTGCTACCTTTGTCAGACCAAATATACCTCGTTTAAAAGAATAATTCTTCAGGACAGAATGGGATTAATACGGGTTGCATAAGTCTTCTTTACCTCCTTAATAACATAGAAAAAGGGGTGAATATTTAAATTCACCCCTTTTTTCTTTGCTACTTGATTGAAACATAGTGCAAGGTCAAATTCAGTTTGATTTCAATAATTGGAAGCTTTGACAAACTTTTGCAGTTAGCCTTGATTCTGTTTAATGTATGAATAGAGAAGTTCGCGATCGCTCTGCGGATTTACAATTAAGCATGGACTATTCCCGTGATTTCCATTACTTACAAGAACAACAGTAATACCTATCCGGGGGCAAACCCCTAAGCAACTGGTGCTAACCACCCGAAAATCACCCCATAAGCCCTCAAATTTTAAACGAGACTTCAACCAATTCTCTAAGTCTTCGGAAGCCGTTGAGCCTGACTGCTCGTTTGCACATTGTGAACATACAAGCACCAAACCAGACTCCCATCGGGGAGAAACAGTTGGAATGGAAGTTTCTAATGGGCGAGAGTTTATTACAGGCGATGGTTGCTGAGAATTAGATGAAAACTCCTTGAAGATACGTCGGAGTAATACTTTAATACGCTGGATCAATTTTTTCATGTACGACCACCTATTTCTCTGACAGGATAGTGTAAATTTCCTGTTTAGTCTGTTCTAGTAGATCGTCCAAAAAATGCTAACCTATGCCAAGCAGACATGATATTACTATCTTTAATTGCAACTCAGTATTACAATCTAGGGGTTCCCACTCGCTGGGGAAACTATATGGAATCAAAACATGACTAAGCTGATCGAATACGAAGAAGCCAGCGACGAAGTACGTGCAGTGTATGATGACATCCGCGTTACACGTCAAAATGACTACATCAATAACTTCTGGAAAGCCATAGCCAACCATCCCCCCACTTTACAACGAACGTGGCAAACGCTAAAGGAAGTGATGAGCAGTCCTGGTGAGATTGATCCACTAATGCGCGAACTGATTTATATCGCCGTGAGTGCAACCAATGGCTGTGAGTACTGCATCGCCTCGCACACAGCGGCGGCGCGTGCCAAGGGTATGAATGATACTATGTTTGGGGAACTAATGGCGATCGCAGCCACAGCCAACATGACCAATCGCCTCGCCAACGGCTATCAGATTCCAATAGACGAGAAATTCAAGACGTAGCAGTACCGCCTTGTCTATCCCTGCTTCAAAATAAGGTTTAGCAGAATTATTCACTATGCCCAAGGTTCAGATTAACGGGATTGATTTGTTCTACGACATTAAGGGAACAGGTGAGCCTTTGCTATTAATAGCTGGCTTTCTTTGTGATCATGCTTATTGGTCGCTGATTATGCCATCGCTGGTTTCGCAGTATCAAGTCATTCGCTTGGATAACCGAGGTATGGGGAGAAGTTCTGCTCCCGAAAGTCCCTATAGTTTGAAACAGATGGCTGGTGACGTTGCAACATTGCTTGACCACATCGGAATTAATCAGGTGCATCTAGCTGGTCATTCAATGGGTAGTCAGATAGCCCAAGAACTAGTGTTAGCGCACCCTGAAAAGGTAAAAAGTCTGATGCTACTTTCATCTTTGGCAAAAGGTGATGCATTATTCAACAGCATCATCGAGACTTGGGGCGATCTTCCTAATAATGTAGACTTAAAACTTTATGAAAAAGTCGTATTGCCCTGGATATTTACAGATGCGTTTTACTCGATTCCTGGAATGATCGAAGGTCTGATTGAATTTGCCATCAGATATCCTTTTCCACCTGCAACTCATTCACTCTATCATCACAGCCAAGCCATCCTTGGTAGTGACACAACAAATCTTCTCCAACAAATTCATTGTCCTACCTTAGTTCTAGTTGGGAAACAAGATATTCTCACTCCACTAAAGTTTTCTCAGCAACTTGCTCAAGGAATTCCCAATGCTGAACTTGTAGTCATCGAACGTGGTGGTCATGGCTTCTTGATTGAGTCGCCGGATGCTGTGGTTTCAGCCATGCTCAACTTTCTGGGGAAGTTGAAGCCCGCTTATAGCAATTTTGGATTTTAGATTTTGGATTTTAGATTACTTGCTAAAACCCTGTTTCGAGAATCCCAAATAATATTAACTATCTTAAATTTGATATTCTGCTCAATTCGTCGATTTTAACTTTACAGATTATTACTATTTAACTAGCTGACGTAATTTTTTAAATAAAATATTTACCAGACTTAATGTTAGTATAAATATAATTTAATGTCTGATGATACCTCTTACTGTTGGCGATCCGATTCCGTGGTTCATTCTTCCCTCAACCTCAAATCCAACCTTTCACTTTAATTCTGTTGGCGGATACCGTAGTATTTTGTTTTTTTTCGGAAGTTCTAAAAACAACTATATTCGGAAGATTATTGATGATTTTTCTAACCAGCAGCAGCAGTTAGCTACGTATCAAGTGCCATTCTTTGGTGTGAGCATAGACACAGATGACACTTTTCTGGCAGAGTTAATACAGAATAAAACTTATTTTAAATTTCTTTGGGATTTTGAACGGAAAGTTAGTTTCCAATACGGTGTTTGTCAACCAAATAAGCAGGCAAATAACGAACTACAATACAGACCAACAATTTTTGTTTTGGATGAAAATCTACGAGTTATACAGGTTTTGCCAATCTTAGCTACTACTCAACCTTGTGAGCAAGTATTTGAGTTTATCAAAAGCTTACCGGCAATCTCACAAAATATTCCAGCCGCAAGACAAGCACCTGTTTTATTCATACCAAATGTGCTGAATCAAAGCTTTTGCCAACATTTAATTGATTTGTACGAGGCAGATGGTGGTGAAGATTCTGGCTTCATGCGACAAATCGACGGTAAAACAGTTGGAGTTTATGACTATGAATTTAAAAAACGCCGAGATTATTTAATTTCTGATCCTCAACTATTGAAGCAAATCAATGAACTGATGATGCGACGGGTTAAACCAGAAATAGAGAAAGCGTTCCAGTTTAGTATCACTCGCTTTGAACGGTACTTGGTATCCTGCTACGAAGCAACTGATAAAGGCTTCTTTAATCGTCATCGCGATAATACTACCACAGGTACGGTACACCGAAGATTTGCTATGTCACTGAATCTCAATACTGGCGCTTACGAAGGCGGAGAACTACGATTTCCAGAGTATGGACTCCAGCTTTATAGTCCCAATGCGGGAGAAGCAGTGATTTTTTCTTGCTCTCTACTGCATGAAGCTACTCCTGTAACAAGTGGACGGCGTTTTGTTCTTCTGTCGTTCTTTTACAATGACCAAGATGCCCGATTAAGGGAAGAAAATAGCAAGTATGTTGTACTCGATAATACTAATAGTGATTAGCTAAACTTTCTAATTAAGAGATTTGACCAAATCCACCGCCGCCAGGAGTTTCTATTATAAAAACATCTCCAGTTTTCATCTCTACTGTTGCTGTGCTGTCTAAATTTTCTTCGATTCCATTCTGACGTTGTATCCAGTTGCATCCTACTTTTCCTGCTTCCCCACCATTTAATCCAAAGGGAGGAATCAGCCGATGCCCAGAGAGAATATTAGCTGTAATCTGTTCTAGAAATCGAATGCGGCGAACAACTCCATTACCACCCGAATATTTTCCTTTACCACCGCTATCAGGACGAAGACTAAAGCTTTCTAAAAGAACAGGATAACGGGTTTCTAAGACTTCTGGATCGGTCAAGCGGGAGTTCGTCATGTGGGAATGAACACCATCAGTTCCGTCAAAATTAATCCCCGCTCCAGAGCCGCCGCAGATAGTTTCATAATATTGATATTGCTCATTACCAAAAGTAAAATTATTCATCGTTCCTTGAGAAGCAGCCATGACACCCAAAGCACCATATAAAGCATCGACAATGGTTTGAGAAGTTTCTACATTACCTGCTACTACTGCTGCGGGATAGGTTGGGTTGAGCATACAGCCAACCGGGATAATAATTTCTAGAGGATTAAGACACCCAGCATTGAGAGGAATATTATCATCAACTAAAGTACGGAAGACATATAAGACTGCTGCTTGAGTTACAGCTTTAGGAGCATTAAAATTACTATTTAGTTGTAGAGAAGTTCCAGTAAAATCAATGGTAGCACTGCGATTTTCTGGGTAAATCGTTACTTTAACTTGAATTTGCGCTCCATCATCCATTTTATAAGTAAATGAGCCATCCTTGAGAACTGCGATCGCACGTCTAACAGACTCCTCAGCATTAGCTTGCACAAATTTCATATAAGCCTGAACAGTATCAAGCTCATATTGTGAAACCATTTTACGAAGTTCTTGAACTCCTCTTTCATTTGCGGCAATTTGTGCTTTGAAATCAGCTATATTTTGGTCAGGGTTACGAGCCGGATAAGTATGATTTGAGAGGTGCTGTTTTACTGCATTTTCTCGAAAATTTCCCTCTTCAACCAAAAGGAAATTATCAAAGAGAATTCCTTCTTCTTCTACTGTGGTACTGTTGGGAGGCATTGAACCAGGAGCAATTCCACCAATATCGGCTTGGTGTCCACGAGAAGCGACAAAAAAGAGGGGAGTGAAGCATGGATTATTTTCACTACTTTCCAAAAAAACTGGGGTAATTGTAGTGACATCAGGAAGGTGGGTTCCGCCGTTATAGGGGTTATTAGATAGATAGACATTTCCCGGTTTTATTGTGTCGCCTTTATCATTAATTAAACTACGGACACTTTCACTCATTGAGCCTAAATGTACAGGAATATGAGGGGCATTTGCTACTAATAATCCTGATGAGTCAAAAATAGCGCAGGAGAAATCTAGCCTTTCTTTGATATTCACTGATGTGGCTGTATTTTGTAACACAATTCCCATTTGTTCGGCGATAAATTGATAGAGATTTTTGAATATTTCTAAACGGATTGGATCTGGTTGAGATTTTATGTGCATTTTTGATTCCTTTTTCTAAAAAAAAGTGCAAATGTGTAACAAAGATAACTAATATTGATTCTCCTGCAAATACAGATTAAACCTGATAGATTCATCAACCTTTACGCTTTAAAATCAGATGATTACGTTCAGTTAATCTGGCGTTCCAGTTAGGTTCAACTACAATTGTGCCAATTTTTTCAACGATGATCGCAGGGCCATTAATACTATCTTCTGGTTGCAAATCTTCCCGTCGATAAATAGGTGTATCATGCCATTTGTTATGACTAAACATTCTAACTGTCTCAACACATACGGGGGCTTCATCTAGAAAACGGGTACGAGTAATTAATGCTTCTTCGGGGGTATCCATTTTCTGAATTACTTCCACTGAAGCAGATTCGACAATTAAGCTTTTCTCTAATTGAATAAAACCATAGCGAGATTGATGTTCAGTTTCAAACTCTTGTCGCATCATTACCACATTATCGGCAAAATTAACGCTCATGGGAGAGTTAGTTCCCTCATATTTTAAGTTAATTTTTCTGACTATTTCTACTTGACTCAGTGCCTCATCTATTTCACTTCTAGCTTGAGTTTCTAAATATTCCATTAACTGCTGTAACTGAGGTATTAATCCTTGGCTTAAAGGTTGTTCAACTCCTCCTTCTCTAATTGCCCGCACATCCGCTAATCCCATGCCATAAGCAGAGAGAACGCCAGCATAAGGATGTAAAAATATTGTTTTCATTCCCAAGGTATCGGCAATTAAACAAGCAACCTGCCCACCTGCACCGCCAAAACAACAAAGCACATATTGGGTAACATCATAACCCCGTTGCAGACTGATTTTTTTTATTGCATTCGCCATATTTTCCACTGCGATCGCAATAAATCCAGCGGCTACTTCTTCGGGAGTAGAATGATTTAATGTAATGGCTTGAATATCTTGGGCTAATTGTGTAAATTGCTGAATGACAGTATCTTTATCTAAAGGTGAATTTCCATCAATTCCAAAAACTGAGGGAAAATATTGTGGGTGGATTTTACCTAACATCACATTGGCATCAGTAACCGCTAATGGCCCACCACGCCGATAACAAGCAGGCCCAGGATTTGATCCAGCAGATTTAGGCCCAACACGATAACTAGAACCATCAAAAAAGAGAACTGAACCACCGCCAGCAGCAATAGTATTAATTGCTAATACAGGAACTCGCATCCGCGCCCCAGCAATTTCCGAATCTAGTTGTCGTTCATACTCTCCTTTAAAGTGGGCAACATCTGTACTGGTTCCACCCATATCAAAGGTAATAACTAACTCGAAACCTGCTCTTTTACTAGTTTGGACTGCGCCAACAATACCGCCAGCCGGGCCACTTAAAATACTATCTTTACCTTGAAATTGTTCGGCTGCAACTAAACCGCCATCAGATTTCATGAACATTAATTTGACTTCGGGTAACTGACTCGCTACTTGGTTGACGTAGCGCCGCAGAATAGGAGTTAAATAAGCATCGACTACTGTTGTATCTCCTCGGCTAACCAACTTCATTAAGGGACTAACTTGATGGGATACGGATATCTGCGTAAAGCCAATTTCTTGGGCAAGCTGGGCTATTTGTTGTTCATGATTGGGATAGCGATCGCTGTGCATAAAAACAATCGCACCACTCCGAATTCCTGTGTGGTAAACTGCTTGTAAGTCACTTTTGACTTGTTCAATATTTATCGGTATTAATTCATTTCCTTTGGCATCATAGCGTTCATCTATCTCAATCACCTGCTCATAAAGCATGGTTGGTAAAACGATATGGCGAGCAAAGATATTAGGACGATTTTGGTAGCCAATTCGCAGCGCATCTTTAAACCCTTTAGTGATGAGAAGAACGACGCGATCGCCTTTCCTTTCTAATAGCGCATTTGTTGCTACAGTTGTCCCCATTTTTAGCACTTCTATCGCTTCTGTAGGAATGGGTTCGTTGTTCGTAATACCTATGATATCCCGAATACCTTGGATGGCTGCATCTTGGTATTGTTCAGGATTTTCTGAAAGTAGTTTGTAGACTATTATCCATTGATGATTAGACAAAGGGACAATTAAAAAACGTTTAGGATGTTTTGAGAGTCCATCTATAATTGCTTGATTATTAGTAACAGCAACAATATCTGTGAATGTTCCACCACGGTCAGCAAAAACTTTCAACATTACTATGTTTACTCGACACTATAGAGGTAGCATAACAATAGCCAGCAATATTGCTTGAAAGTTTGTTAAAGAAAAATACAGAGTTCAGAATTATCTTCCCAGTCTACAATCTCTAGTACAGCACAGCGTAAATAAACCACCCATTCCCAATCAACAAAACCCTTACGCTGTTTTAATTTTTAATTTTTAATTTCGCTTGGGTGCAGTACAGTTTTGACCTCTCTCCAAACCTCTCTCCTTTTAGGAGAGAGGCTTTGAATCTTACTCCCCTTTCCTTGAAGGAAAGGAGCTGGGGGTTAGGTCTGTATTTCATGCAATTGGGAACCGCTATATCATTAGTACCAAATGACTAATGACTAAATGGGCGGGTTGCTATACCTTCTACCCCTTGAAATGATGGGATTACCGCCGATTTTCGTTGATTATTAACTCCGCAAAGAGGTCACATTCATATCATCATTTAATCTGCGAATCAGACGGGATAATTCACGAATGATATTCACTGCAATTTCGGGAGTTTCTTCGATCGCATCATACAGCTGCTCTTGCGTCAGTTCTAAAAATTCACAAGGTTCCAGAGTCGTTGCGGTGGCGGAACGAGGTTGAGTATCAAATACTGCCATCTCCCCGAAGTATTTTCCCTGTTCCACCTCTGCCAATTGTTTATTCCCAATGTGAACTTTAACCCGACCTGACACGACAATATAGAGCGATCGCCCTTCTTCTCCCTGTCGAAAGATGGTGTAATTAGCTGGAAATGACAATTCGTTCATCACTGAAGTGAGCCGCACAATAAAATCATCCCGCAATTCCTTAAAAATGGGGACTCGCCGGACAAATAATAAACGGTCAACACTGGTTAACATAATTACAAGTTAAAATCCAACATTACTGAACATCTTAAAACTGAAGTTAGAGGGCGATTAGTCATATTAACCGATGTTGAATGCTAGCTGCCAAGAATATCCCAGGCTTTAGCATCTGAAAAGAGTTCTCTTCAATAGGAGCGATGCCTACGGCGGTAAACTACGCTCTTAAACTTCTCAGATACTAACTCAGTATTAGGTATGACGAACTGCTACTCTCTCCTATGCGGTTTAGTTGTCATGTAGAAAGCCCAAAACATATAGTCAATTTGTTAATCACTTTTATTTATCGTTTTAAAAAACAAGAGTATTTGCTCTTATTTGGCTAAAAGCCATAATATTGAGTTCATTAGCTCCCAAGGTACCTTGCTGAGAAAAAAATCACCAATTTGATTAGAGGCATAGTTTAGCGCTATAGGCATCGCCTCCAAAAATCCTACAAGTTGGAAAATTGACTGATTACTAGCGAACCTCGATTGGTTGTCGTTAGGTAAAACAGTCAGAAAATCTCCTGAACTGCATTCACATTGAGAAGCAGAGTAAGACAAACAGCATTGAATTATCGTGAGCAACAATTATGAGTTGGCTAATTAGTACATTAATTATTGGAATCTCTGTCGCCTTTGCAACCACTTTTGACGACAATTTATACTTAACGGCCTTCTTCGGAAAAGTCAATCGCAGCTTTCGTCCTAAGCATATTGTTCTCGGTGAATTTCTGGGATTCACTACCTTAGTATGTGCTAGTCTCCCTGGTTTCTTCGGCGGTCTAATTATTCCTAGCACCTGGATTGGTTTGCTAGGTTTGCTTCCTATTGCCATCGGTATCAGTAATTTCATCAGTCGAGAAGACGAAGAAGAGACAGTGCAAGCTGTGTCAGTTGACTTAACTCCTAGCAAATCTGAACGCCAGAAGAAATCACTATTCGCAACCATCCGCGATCCTCAAACCTACCGCGTTTCGGCTGTCACCATTGCCAATGGAGGAAACAACATTGGAATCTATGTACCGTTGTTTGCTAGCAGCAATCTTCCAAGTTTGGGTGTAATTGTCTGTGTTTGCTATTTCACTGTTGGTACGTGGTGCTTACTCTCTTACAACCTGACTCGTAATCCTCTGATGACACCCGTTTTAACTCGTTATGGTCGGAAAATCTTCCCCTTTGTCTTGATTTACTTGGGACTCTCTATCTTGATTAAAAGTGAAACATATCGACTTTTACCTAGTTTGGCAATGCTTGGCAACTAAGTATGAGGCGATGCGGCGGTAAACTATGCCTCTAGTGGATGCTCCACGCGCAATTCTTGATGGGTGCTATGTCCCTGATATCAGCAAAAAAATTCAGCGATCGCTTCCCATCCAAAAAAATTTATTAATCACTTGAATTTATCAATATGAATAACAATAATATTTGCTCTTATCAATCAAGTTATCTAAAGTGAGAATAAAGCACATTATCGATGGCTCTTATAAAAGCAAGCCCACCAATAGGAATCAGATTATGAAGGAACTAATGATGAATCAATCAAACTCTAAAAAATTAACTCAGTGGCTCGTAAAAGCAGTGTTTCTGGTAGTTGTCGCGGGATTTACTCTGCTTATCCAGCCCAGCGCTAGAGCGCAAACACTAACACCATCCATACCTACGGAATCTGAACTAGCTCCAGTTGAATCACTAATGGAGCCTGTAACAGCACCAGTCATATCTCCGGTTGTATCGCCAATGGAGCCTGTGACAGCACCAGTCCTATCCCCAATAGTCTCTGTAGCAGATAACGTTAGACATTTATTACAAACCAATGAATGTGTCGGCTGTAATCTGACTGGAGCAATGTTAAAGGATGCAAACCTGCAAGCGGCAAACTTAGAAGGTGCTAACTTACAAAATGCAGACTTAGAAAGAGCTAACTTACAGCAAACAAACTTACAAGGGGCTAACTTTCAAGGAGCAGATTTAGGCAAGGTAAACCTTTTGGGAGCAAACTTAGTGGGAGCGAACCTATTTGATGCAGACCTAGAGAAAGCCAACCTCCTGGGAGCTAACCTGCAAACCGCTAACCTACAAAACGCAGACTTGGAAAATACAAATCTGACAAATGCAAACATCCAGGGAGCTAATCTGATGGGCGTTGATTTGGAAGATGCTATCAGACCAGAAGGATTTGCTATTCAGTAATTAAACAGAAGTTGTCCGTACAAATTGAATAAAAGCCCTCAAAAGCCTGATTCAATAATGAATACAGGCTTTATTTTAATATTTAAAGGCTCGCGGCGATCGCTCATGTAGAGACGCGATTTATCGTGTCTTGAGAGCAATACGGTTCAGTTAAGGGCTAATAGTACAAAATTGCGGGTTTTCAAGACGCGATAAATCGCCGTCTCTACAAGTGTTTTGGTCTTATCTGAACTGTATCAGTCATTTAATTCCATCAATTCTTTTGTTTTCAAATCAGTTGCTACAGGTTGAGAACATGCAATCTGAGGAGAGATAGAGCAAATCGCATCTGTGGTTGTTTCAAAACAATTTGATAACCCAATTGTTTTTAACAATCCTGTACGTTCTAGTAATTGTTGGACTTCGGGTTGTAACCCTGTGAGAATTAAGCGGCAATTGTGCCGTTCCAAGTCATGATAAATATCCTCTAAGGCTACTAACCCAGTTGTGTCCATATTTGGCACAAATCGCAATCGGAGAATTAAATACTTTACTTCCGGTTCATCGCGGAGGAAGGTAGCAAATCGTTCAGCAGCACCAAAAAATACGGGGCCATCTACCCGATAAACGGCAATTTCCTTACCTAATTCCAGAGGAGTACCAGGAGGAAATACTTCGGTTTCAGGTATTTTAACTAAGCTTAAATCGCTCATCCGTTTGATGAATAACGCTCCAGCTGCAATCAATCCCACTTCGACAGCGAGAACTAAGTCAAACAAGATTGTCACTAGCCAGGTAAGAATCATCACAGCAAAGTCGGAGTAGGTAGCACGCATCAATAAACCAATGGCTTCCCACTCAATCATCCGCAAGCTAACCACCATCAGAATCCCAGCAAGCGCTGCTAAAGGAATCTGTGCTGCTAGGGGTGCTAAAGTTAAAACGATGATGGCTAAGGCAAGACCGTGAATTACCCCAGATAGTCGGGTTTTACCGCCAGAACGGACATTGACAGCAGTCCGAGCGATCGCACCTGTAGCGGGTATGCCCCCAAAAAATGGCACAATCATATTAGCTAAACCTTGACCAATTAATTCGCGATCGCTATTATGTTTCTCGCTGACAGTCATACCATCAGCTACTACCGCCGATAGCAACGATTCAATACTTCCCAGTGCAGCTAAAGCCAAAGCCGGATTAATTAGTTCCCGAATCACACTAAAATCATTCCAGTGGGGAATACCTTGAGGCATCGGTAAAGATTGAGGAATGGTGCCAATTGTTGGTACATTCAAATGGAAAGAAGATGCGATCGCAGTTGCTAACACCAGCCCTACCAAAGAACCTGGTATTGTCGTATTAATCCTGGGCCACAAAAGATTGGTTGCAATCACCACAACTGCCAAGCCAACAGCCGCCCAGTTTAAAGCTTCTACATGACTTAGACTTTGCCAAAGTCCCGGCAAAAAATGTTCGCTACGTGGTAATTTTAAACCAAAGAAATTATTTAACTGACCACAAAAAATAATCACGGCAATACCATTAGTAAAACCTGCCGTCACCGGATAAGGAATAAACTTTACTAACTGTCCAAGTTTGGCAACCCCCAAGGCAATTTGGATAATTCCAGCCATCACCCCAGCAATCCAAACTTTCTCAAGCCCGTACTTGGCGACAATTCCCACCAAAACCACAGCCATTGCACCTGTTGGCCCTGTAATCTGTACTGAGGAACCACCAAAAATTGCTGCGACAATTCCCGCCACAATCGCGGTGTAAAGTCCCGCTTTTGGTTCTACACCACTGGCTACCGCAAAGGCTAAAGCCAAAGGTAATGCCACCACTGCTGCTGTTAGTCCTCCCGTGAAATCGCCACGCAGTCCACCAAACAAGCGACTCAAGCGCAAAAGCAATGGTTCTTTGAGGATATTAGATGTTGCCATATCGTCATTTTCAACTCTTGTACACAATTTCTTGAAGCACACCCAAATGTTATTCCATATTTTCGGTAGAGTTCATTGGGATTGTCGAGATTGCGTGATGGCGTGTGCGTTTTGTTCAAGTTCGCCTATTTGATAAAAGTGGAGGCTTGCTTGACATACTAGACATGGCGTGTATATAAAAGTTGGCGATCGCTACAGAGTTCTTTAGCAGGCCGACAGATGGTAGATTTGATAGCTCTGGCTTTTTTGTTTTATCCAGGAATTGCTTGTACTAGAATATCTTCATTATCTTCGCTGGCTATGAACTTCACGATAGAGATTGAACAAGAAGAGGATGGACGCTTTCTGGCTGAAGTGATTGATTTTCCTGGTGTACTAGCTTATGGGCAGACAAAAGAAGAAGCAGTTGCTAGAGTTCAAGCATTAGCACTGCGTGTTTTGGCAGATAAGCTCGAATATGAGGAAGTAACGCACAGCAGCTAGCGCCAGTACAGCCCAAAAATTTGATGTTTTTAAACAAATAAGCCTATTTTTAGTATTAACTTTATAATTTATATGAGTACAAATTTGGTAAATACCAATGTTGCAATCCATTGAAGGAGTGTATAGGAACGGTAATATACAACTTTCAGAATTACCATCTGATGTATCAGAAAGCCGTGTCATTGTAACTTTTTTAGAACCCAAACAGGCTCCAATCCAAAAGCAGATAATGCGGTTTGGTATGTTTTCTGGAAATAAACAATCAACAGAAAACGATTTCAAAATTACTGAATTTCATGGAGATACCGAAGACGGCTTAGACTGGTCATAGGTAATTATGAAGTACGTGATTGATACTCATGCTCTTATCTGGTTTATTGAAGGAAATTCGCGATTAGGTGCGAATGCCAATGCTATTCTTTCTAATCCTGATTCCCAGTTAGTTATACCAGCTACAACATTAGCCGAAGCTGTTTGGATTGTTGAGAGAGAAAGAACATCTATCCCTTCTGCCAAGAATTTACTTTCAGTAGTTGAAACTGATCCGCGTGTGGTAATTTATCCACTTGACAAAGATGTAATTAAAATAACTATGAGCTTATCTGCTATTAATGAAATGCACGATAGGCAAATTACTGCGACTGCACTAGTTTTAGCAAGTAAAGGTAATGAAGTACAACTATTAACTTGTGATTCAAATATAACTGCATCAGGACTAGTTTCGATTATTTGGTAATGAGTGCGTAAAATCGTTATGTTTTTAAACGCAGAGTAACGCGGAGCTTTGTCTAATTTATTTTGCTAGGAATTAATGAAATATTGTACTGAGACTTTCCTGAATTAACATTAAAAGCAAAAGTCAAGGCTTAAGTAATTTTTACGAGGACGCAACAGTATTAATTAGTCTAGGCTCTGGGTAATAAGCCTACTCAGATAAATTTATGGGACTTTATGACCAAAATCAATCACCACAGGATGCGCTACGAAAGTTACGCGAAGGAGCAAGCCACTCCAGAGTAGCCCAAGAAATTGCTCAACGAGACTATGCGAAAGCTCAAGCCGAAGCTGATAAATGGGAACAAGAATATC encodes:
- a CDS encoding hydantoinase B/oxoprolinase family protein, whose translation is MHIKSQPDPIRLEIFKNLYQFIAEQMGIVLQNTATSVNIKERLDFSCAIFDSSGLLVANAPHIPVHLGSMSESVRSLINDKGDTIKPGNVYLSNNPYNGGTHLPDVTTITPVFLESSENNPCFTPLFFVASRGHQADIGGIAPGSMPPNSTTVEEEGILFDNFLLVEEGNFRENAVKQHLSNHTYPARNPDQNIADFKAQIAANERGVQELRKMVSQYELDTVQAYMKFVQANAEESVRRAIAVLKDGSFTYKMDDGAQIQVKVTIYPENRSATIDFTGTSLQLNSNFNAPKAVTQAAVLYVFRTLVDDNIPLNAGCLNPLEIIIPVGCMLNPTYPAAVVAGNVETSQTIVDALYGALGVMAASQGTMNNFTFGNEQYQYYETICGGSGAGINFDGTDGVHSHMTNSRLTDPEVLETRYPVLLESFSLRPDSGGKGKYSGGNGVVRRIRFLEQITANILSGHRLIPPFGLNGGEAGKVGCNWIQRQNGIEENLDSTATVEMKTGDVFIIETPGGGGFGQIS
- a CDS encoding 2OG-Fe(II) oxygenase; the protein is MIPLTVGDPIPWFILPSTSNPTFHFNSVGGYRSILFFFGSSKNNYIRKIIDDFSNQQQQLATYQVPFFGVSIDTDDTFLAELIQNKTYFKFLWDFERKVSFQYGVCQPNKQANNELQYRPTIFVLDENLRVIQVLPILATTQPCEQVFEFIKSLPAISQNIPAARQAPVLFIPNVLNQSFCQHLIDLYEADGGEDSGFMRQIDGKTVGVYDYEFKKRRDYLISDPQLLKQINELMMRRVKPEIEKAFQFSITRFERYLVSCYEATDKGFFNRHRDNTTTGTVHRRFAMSLNLNTGAYEGGELRFPEYGLQLYSPNAGEAVIFSCSLLHEATPVTSGRRFVLLSFFYNDQDARLREENSKYVVLDNTNSD
- a CDS encoding (2Fe-2S) ferredoxin domain-containing protein, whose amino-acid sequence is MKKLIQRIKVLLRRIFKEFSSNSQQPSPVINSRPLETSIPTVSPRWESGLVLVCSQCANEQSGSTASEDLENWLKSRLKFEGLWGDFRVVSTSCLGVCPRIGITVVLVSNGNHGNSPCLIVNPQSDRELLYSYIKQNQG
- a CDS encoding carboxymuconolactone decarboxylase family protein, coding for MTKLIEYEEASDEVRAVYDDIRVTRQNDYINNFWKAIANHPPTLQRTWQTLKEVMSSPGEIDPLMRELIYIAVSATNGCEYCIASHTAAARAKGMNDTMFGELMAIAATANMTNRLANGYQIPIDEKFKT
- a CDS encoding alpha/beta fold hydrolase, with the protein product MPKVQINGIDLFYDIKGTGEPLLLIAGFLCDHAYWSLIMPSLVSQYQVIRLDNRGMGRSSAPESPYSLKQMAGDVATLLDHIGINQVHLAGHSMGSQIAQELVLAHPEKVKSLMLLSSLAKGDALFNSIIETWGDLPNNVDLKLYEKVVLPWIFTDAFYSIPGMIEGLIEFAIRYPFPPATHSLYHHSQAILGSDTTNLLQQIHCPTLVLVGKQDILTPLKFSQQLAQGIPNAELVVIERGGHGFLIESPDAVVSAMLNFLGKLKPAYSNFGF